In Elaeis guineensis isolate ETL-2024a chromosome 1, EG11, whole genome shotgun sequence, a genomic segment contains:
- the LOC140856561 gene encoding uncharacterized protein, whose translation MSSMEIPEWVRNLVCKLEGNHLRFIMTKSLTSSDLDLQDQKRLLIPSPYVEDYLIPMLSDPEKAAANLLHPTASRNMPGTSRVRGRKHGGLDVDVHARNGFRCYLKLTRWDSTGSTVINGTDYDLLLCQSSLQKNDEVELWGFRKGREGKLCFVLGKKTQ comes from the coding sequence ATGAGTTCAATGGAAATCCCGGAGTGGGTGAGAAATTTGGTCTGCAAGCTTGAAGGCAATCACCTCCGGTTCATAATGACCAAATCCCTCACGAGTTCCGATCTCGATCTTCAGGACCAGAAGCGACTCCTCATACCCTCTCCATATGTGGAGGACTACCTCATCCCTATGCTCTCTGATCCTGAGAAAGCTGCCGCCAACCTTCTTCACCCCACAGCAAGTAGGAACATGCCTGGTACAAGTCGTGTTCGAGGAAGGAAGCATGGGGGACTGGATGTAGACGTGCACGCTCGAAACGGATTTCGCTGCTACTTGAAGCTCACTCGTTGGGACTCCACTGGATCCACTGTGATCAATGGTACAGACTACGATTTGTTATTGTGCCAGAGttctcttcaaaagaatgatgaggTGGAGTTGTGGGGCTTCCGAAAAGGCAGGGAGGGGAAGCTATGCTTTGTGCTTGGCAAGAAGACACAATAA